The Guyparkeria halophila DNA window GCCCAGCAAATCGCCGATCGGCAGGATGGCGAGATTCGCCGGGGAGGCCAATGCCGAGTCGATCATTGCCTCCGGCATGGGCGTGGCCGGGTCGATGCCCTGCATCGCCTCGAGCCACCGCCTCACGCGCGCCCTCATGGCCTCGTCGAGCGAACGCCACCAGCCCAAGGTGGTGTCGTTGTCGTGCGTGCCGGTGTAGACCACGCAGTTGGGTCGATGGTGTCTGGGCAGGTGAGGATTGTCCTCGTCACCGTCGAAGGCGAAATGCAGCACCACCATGCCGGGCAGACCGAAATCATCGCGCAGCGCGATCACGTCGGGGGTGATCACGCCCAGGTCTTCCGCCACCAGGGGCAAGTCGTCCCCACCGACGGTTTCCAGCGCTTCGAGCAGCGCCGCGCCGGGTCCAGGCACCCATTGCCCCCCGGTGGCGTCGGGATCGTCGACGGGGATCGCCCAGTAGGCGGCAAGCCCGCGGAAGTGGTCGATCCGGACCCAGTCGTACAAGGCCAGGTGACGGGCCAACCGCTGCTTCCACCAGGCGAATCCATCCTCGGCCATTTGCTGGAAATCGAACAGGGGATTGCCCCAGCGTTGCCCGGTCGCCGAAAAATAGTCCGGTGGCACGCCGGCCACCACGCTCGGACGGCCGCTGGCATCCAACTGAAACAGGGGTCGATGCGCCCAGACATCGGCCGAGTCACCGGCCACGAAGATCGGCAGATCACCGAACAGGCAGATCGACCGCTCGCGCGCCTCGTCGCGCACCGACTGCCATTGCCGCTCCAGCAGAAACTGCTCGAAGGCGATCGCCTCGATACGCGTCGCATGCTCCTGTTCGAAGGCCTGCATGGCCTGGGGGTCACGATCACGAAGACCGACGGGCCAGTTCAGCCAGCAACGGCCGTGCTGGGCTTCGCGAATGGCCATGAAACGCGCGTAGTCTTCGAGCCAGTGCGATTCCCGGTCGCGAAATTCCGCAAACGCCGCACATAACGCCTTGCTGACCCCTTCTCCCCGCCGGCGCGCGCTCACCGGGGTCGAGATCTGGAAGGCTGGGTCGGCGGCCAGATCGCTTTCATCGAGGTACGCCGGCTCCAGGGCGAACGACGACAGGCACTGGTAGGGACTGTTGTCGGGATGGGTGGGGCCCAAGGGCAACACCTGCCAGACGGACAGCCCCGACCGCTCCAGGAAAGCCAACACCTCGTGGGCATCCCTGCCGAACCCGGGCGAGGCCAGGCTGCCGATGGGCAGGAGCACGCCCGCCCGCCGACGCGTCGCCGGGGGTTCGTGGGGCTCGATGCTCACGCCTGTCCTCGACGCATCGTGCCGCCGCCGCTGACCCGCCCGGCCGCGTCGCTCGGCACGCTGATGGGCTCGTCCAGACTGGCCGGTACCGCCACGTCGATCAGTTCATACAGGCGCGCCAGTTGGAGGCGAAACAGCCGGTCGAAATCGCGCGTCGCCTCGGCGGGATTGTCTTCCCCGAACCACCAGAACCAGTCCGAGCCCTCGCAGACCGCCAGTTGCTGGGCGTTGCGAGCCCGGGTGGAGTGATCCCAGTCCCCGGCGGACTCGGCGTCGACGTAGGCCTGACGGGCCTCGACCAGCCGATCCCAGGCCCGGTTCTTGGCGGGCTCGCCGACCCAGGTGGCAAGGTTGCCGTAGACCCAGCTGCCGGCGACCAGCGCCTTCAATTCCACCGCCTGCGGTTCTTTCTCGAGGAAAGCCGAGAAGGTGGTCATCTCGATGCGGGAATGAGCCGAGAGGTGCTTGTAAAGCCCGTCGAGCAACCAGAAACCGTTGTCCGGATAATGCTCCCAGGCATTCTCGCCGTCGAGGATGATCGGCACCAACGGCATGTCGACGCCGAGGTGGTCACAGGTTTCGGCGATCGAGACCAGGTGATGCACGAGATCGTCGACCGCATCGTCGGCATGCCAGTTCTGGTAGTCGAAGCCGATACGATCGGAAAGCCCGTCGTCGCGGAAGAACAACCGCAGCCCCTGCCCCGGCCGACCATAAACCTGGTGATCGCAGTGCAGTGTCTGGTGGGCCTGGTTCAGGCTGTTTCTCAGCACCTGCTGGCCACTGGCCGCCCAGGCAAAGCCGGCCTGATCGAGCAGACGACAGGTGGCATCGGAGATGGCCCCTTCGGCCGGCCAGCAGCCGGCGGGCTCACGCCCCAACAGACGACGGAACACGGCCCGTCCCCGTTCGATGTGCCAGCGGCTGCGCTGATCACCGTCGGGGTAGTCCTCGGCCTGCGGTTGCGGAGCACCGGGCTCGGCCTCCCGTCCGGCGCGCAGATCCTGCAAGAGCGGTGTGATCGGGTGCGCGTAGGGCGTCATCGACAATTCGATCTGGCCACGATCGGCCAGGGCGGCAAA harbors:
- the malQ gene encoding 4-alpha-glucanotransferase; this encodes MSIEPHEPPATRRRAGVLLPIGSLASPGFGRDAHEVLAFLERSGLSVWQVLPLGPTHPDNSPYQCLSSFALEPAYLDESDLAADPAFQISTPVSARRRGEGVSKALCAAFAEFRDRESHWLEDYARFMAIREAQHGRCWLNWPVGLRDRDPQAMQAFEQEHATRIEAIAFEQFLLERQWQSVRDEARERSICLFGDLPIFVAGDSADVWAHRPLFQLDASGRPSVVAGVPPDYFSATGQRWGNPLFDFQQMAEDGFAWWKQRLARHLALYDWVRIDHFRGLAAYWAIPVDDPDATGGQWVPGPGAALLEALETVGGDDLPLVAEDLGVITPDVIALRDDFGLPGMVVLHFAFDGDEDNPHLPRHHRPNCVVYTGTHDNDTTLGWWRSLDEAMRARVRRWLEAMQGIDPATPMPEAMIDSALASPANLAILPIGDLLGLGSEARINVPGTREGNWCWHLPAAALDDELAREMRVRLARHDRLA
- a CDS encoding glycoside hydrolase family 57 protein; this encodes MPTTLPSRPLPVVFLWHMHQPEYRDPRDGVYQQPWTYLHAIKDYADMAAHLERWPDARVVVNFVPILLEQLEDYATQIEAYRRDGDISELRDPLLVSLAEPGALTGEQRLGVLEALLRANRERMIERFAPLARLVETAEALLQSRDPAGYASDAFIGDLSVWYHLAWCGETLRQTNPTISGLLEYEGGFDAQSRRSLLGVIGETIGGLFDRFAALADRGQIELSMTPYAHPITPLLQDLRAGREAEPGAPQPQAEDYPDGDQRSRWHIERGRAVFRRLLGREPAGCWPAEGAISDATCRLLDQAGFAWAASGQQVLRNSLNQAHQTLHCDHQVYGRPGQGLRLFFRDDGLSDRIGFDYQNWHADDAVDDLVHHLVSIAETCDHLGVDMPLVPIILDGENAWEHYPDNGFWLLDGLYKHLSAHSRIEMTTFSAFLEKEPQAVELKALVAGSWVYGNLATWVGEPAKNRAWDRLVEARQAYVDAESAGDWDHSTRARNAQQLAVCEGSDWFWWFGEDNPAEATRDFDRLFRLQLARLYELIDVAVPASLDEPISVPSDAAGRVSGGGTMRRGQA